The Pseudomonas graminis region GATCAGCGGCGGATTATAAACGCCGCTGCAGGGGAGCGCGAGGCATGTCGAGAACTTTGCTGGCACCCCCGCTCGCCGCTGGCATATCGCTTGCTTTAATCCTTGCATCGACTCGATCCAACGGCGGAGCGAGACACAGGACAATGACGTCGCTGTCGCCCCGGTTCAACCTGGGCGAGGCGACGTTTTTTTTGGACGATCGGCAGCGCTGTAAGCCGCTTCGGCCTCCACGCGGAATGGCACTCATGAACCACACGCTCACCCCCTCGCTGACGTGGGTCGACGGCAGCGATGCACCCGAACTGGCCAGCGTCGACCTTGGCTTCATGGCGCTCACCGACAGCGCCTCGCTGATCGTCGCCGCGACCCAAGGCTTCGCCCAGCCCTATGGCCTGCACATCAACCTGCACCGGCAGACGTCGTGGGCCAACCTGCGCGACAAACTGGTGAGCGGCGAGCTGCATGCGGCCCACAGCCTCTACGGTCTGGTCTACGCCGTCCAGCTGGGGCTGGCCGGACCGGCGAAGGACATGGCGGTGCTGATGGGGCTGAATCAGAACGGTCAGAGCATCAACTTGTCGCGGTCGCTGCAAAACGCGGGCGTGACCACTCCTGATGCACTGGACCGGCGCACGCACCAAAGCGACTCAAAACTGACCTTCGCCCAGACCTTCCCCACCGGCAATCACGCCTTGTGGCTGTATTACTGGCTCGCGAGTCAGGGCATCCATCCGTTGCGCGACGTCGACAGCGTGGTGGTGCCGCCGCCGCAGATGGTCGAGCACTTGCAGGCCGGACGCATCGACGGCTTTTGCGTCGGCGAGCCGTGGGGTGCCAGCGCGGTTCAGCAGAACCTGGGCTTCACCCTGGCGACGTCCCAGGCCATCTGGCCGGATCACCCGGAAAAGGTCCTGGCCTGCAGCTTGGAATTCGCCGAGCAGTACCCGAACACAGCACGGGCGCTGGTGATGGCCGTGCTCGAAGCCAGTCGCTTCATCGAAGAGAGCGCTGACAACCGGCGCAGCACCGCGCAATTACTCAGCGCCGCCGAGTACGTCAATGCACCGGTGGGCACCATCGAATCGCGGCTGCTCGGCGAATACGACGACGGGCTCGGCAACCAGTGGCACGACCACCACGCCATCCGCTTCCATGGCGACGGTCGGGTCAACATGCCCTGGCTGTCCGACGGCATGTGGTTCATGACCCAGTTCCGCCGCTGGGGTTTGCTGCGTGAAGACCCGGATTACCTCGGCGTCGCCCGCGGCGTCCAGCAATTGGGGCTGTACAGCCAGGCCGCCGAGGCGCT contains the following coding sequences:
- a CDS encoding CmpA/NrtA family ABC transporter substrate-binding protein, whose translation is MNHTLTPSLTWVDGSDAPELASVDLGFMALTDSASLIVAATQGFAQPYGLHINLHRQTSWANLRDKLVSGELHAAHSLYGLVYAVQLGLAGPAKDMAVLMGLNQNGQSINLSRSLQNAGVTTPDALDRRTHQSDSKLTFAQTFPTGNHALWLYYWLASQGIHPLRDVDSVVVPPPQMVEHLQAGRIDGFCVGEPWGASAVQQNLGFTLATSQAIWPDHPEKVLACSLEFAEQYPNTARALVMAVLEASRFIEESADNRRSTAQLLSAAEYVNAPVGTIESRLLGEYDDGLGNQWHDHHAIRFHGDGRVNMPWLSDGMWFMTQFRRWGLLREDPDYLGVARGVQQLGLYSQAAEALGIAVPPSPMRSSQLIDGKIWDGSDPARYARSFKLHALADSAPVHADR